One genomic segment of Pseudonocardia sp. T1-2H includes these proteins:
- a CDS encoding MaoC/PaaZ C-terminal domain-containing protein, with translation MKIAEPATGLVVDRAADLAPHVGTELGTSGWIALEEADVLAFADLTRDRHWIHTDPDRARSEAGLPGVLVHGFLALSLVTELGNQCYTVRDARRWTNYGMKRLRFTAPVFPGDELRLRLTLDALAPGTGGTTRLDLGCTLERRSGERPALVATWIVLVEDS, from the coding sequence GTGAAGATCGCCGAACCCGCCACCGGGCTGGTCGTGGACCGGGCCGCGGACCTGGCCCCGCACGTGGGCACCGAGCTCGGGACCAGCGGCTGGATCGCCCTGGAGGAGGCGGACGTCCTGGCGTTCGCCGACCTGACGCGGGACCGGCACTGGATCCACACCGACCCCGACCGCGCCCGGTCCGAGGCCGGCCTTCCCGGGGTGCTGGTCCACGGGTTCCTCGCCCTGTCGCTGGTCACCGAGCTCGGCAACCAGTGCTACACGGTGCGTGACGCGCGGCGCTGGACCAACTACGGCATGAAACGACTGCGGTTCACCGCCCCGGTCTTCCCCGGGGACGAGCTGCGCCTGCGCCTCACGCTCGACGCCCTGGCCCCCGGCACGGGCGGGACCACCCGGCTCGACCTCGGCTGCACGCTCGAGCGACGCAGCGGCGAGCGACCCGCGCTCGTCGCGACCTGGATCGTCCTGGTGGAGGACTCGTGA
- a CDS encoding alpha/beta fold hydrolase produces the protein MLDALGVDRAHLNGESLGGWIAVKAAYAHPERVGRIVLNTPGGALSDPAVRERIRTLSQGAADDPSDERIRARVTWLMADPARVTQELVDVRRTIYAQPPFAESMRNIMCLQDGDIRARNMITDEELDAIEAPALVVWTSDDPSGPAAVGLRMAERLPNGRFELVEGAGHWPQWEQHRHFNELVLAFLDEDARVAAG, from the coding sequence CTGCTCGACGCGCTCGGCGTGGACAGGGCCCACCTCAACGGCGAGTCGCTCGGCGGCTGGATCGCGGTCAAGGCGGCGTACGCGCACCCCGAGCGGGTGGGCCGGATCGTGCTCAACACCCCCGGCGGCGCCCTGTCGGACCCGGCCGTGCGCGAGCGCATCCGCACCCTGTCCCAGGGTGCGGCCGACGACCCCAGCGACGAACGCATCCGCGCCCGGGTGACCTGGCTGATGGCCGACCCGGCGAGGGTGACCCAGGAGCTGGTCGACGTGCGCCGCACCATCTACGCCCAGCCCCCGTTCGCCGAGTCCATGCGCAACATCATGTGCCTGCAGGACGGCGACATCCGGGCCCGCAACATGATCACCGACGAGGAGCTCGACGCGATCGAGGCCCCGGCGCTCGTCGTCTGGACCAGCGACGACCCCTCCGGTCCGGCCGCCGTCGGGCTGCGGATGGCGGAGCGGCTCCCGAACGGCCGGTTCGAGCTGGTCGAGGGCGCGGGACACTGGCCGCAGTGGGAGCAGCACCGGCACTTCAACGAGCTGGTGCTCGCCTTCCTGGACGAAGACGCCCGCGTCGCCGCGGGCTGA
- a CDS encoding 3-carboxyethylcatechol 2,3-dioxygenase produces the protein MPLAAITASHTPLMHTVEPRGDARAAVDAAFADARAFAREFRPDLVVVVAPDHYNGMFYDLMPPFCVGTVADAVGDYETAAGPLAVDRDAACHVVREVLGAGIDLAMSERMVVDHGFAQPLELLFGAIDAIPTVPVFVNSVAVPFGPVQRTRQLGAALGRALLALDRRVLLLGSGGLSHDPPLPQLEGAPPEVVARLVSGRHPSAEDRAAREGRVREAGLAVIAGEPGPRLNPAWDEAFLDLLALGELGATDGWTNDWITAEAGNSAHEVRTWLACYAALAAAGPYTVRSSFYRPIPEWIAGFGITTAETLAPTRRTP, from the coding sequence ATGCCGCTCGCCGCGATCACCGCGTCGCACACGCCGCTGATGCACACCGTCGAGCCCCGGGGAGACGCCCGGGCCGCGGTCGACGCCGCCTTCGCTGACGCTCGCGCCTTCGCCCGGGAGTTCCGCCCCGACCTCGTGGTCGTCGTGGCCCCCGACCACTACAACGGCATGTTCTACGACCTCATGCCCCCCTTCTGCGTGGGCACCGTGGCGGACGCCGTCGGCGACTACGAGACGGCCGCGGGCCCGCTGGCCGTGGACCGCGACGCAGCCTGCCACGTCGTCCGCGAGGTGCTCGGAGCAGGGATCGACCTCGCGATGAGCGAGCGCATGGTCGTCGACCACGGCTTCGCGCAACCCCTGGAGCTGCTGTTCGGCGCGATCGACGCCATCCCGACGGTGCCCGTGTTCGTCAACTCCGTGGCCGTGCCGTTCGGTCCGGTGCAGCGGACCCGGCAGCTGGGTGCGGCGCTCGGCCGCGCCCTGCTCGCCCTCGACCGGCGGGTCCTGCTGCTCGGCTCCGGCGGCCTGTCCCACGACCCGCCGCTGCCGCAGCTGGAGGGCGCCCCGCCCGAGGTCGTCGCCCGGCTCGTGTCCGGCAGGCACCCGTCGGCGGAGGATCGGGCCGCGCGGGAGGGCCGGGTGCGCGAGGCGGGCCTGGCCGTGATCGCCGGGGAGCCCGGCCCGCGGCTGAACCCGGCCTGGGACGAGGCGTTCCTCGACCTGCTGGCCCTGGGCGAGCTCGGCGCCACCGACGGCTGGACCAACGACTGGATCACCGCCGAGGCGGGCAACTCCGCCCACGAGGTCCGCACCTGGCTGGCCTGCTACGCCGCCCTGGCCGCCGCCGGCCCGTACACGGTGCGCAGCAGCTTCTACCGGCCGATCCCGGAGTGGATCGCCGGGTTCGGCATCACCACCGCAGAGACCCTCGCACCGACCCGGAGGACCCCGTGA
- a CDS encoding 3-hydroxyacyl-CoA dehydrogenase NAD-binding domain-containing protein: MSLYGGDTPVGLVGGGTVGGGWAATYLVRRRPVRLVDPAPGALERITGYLGTVWLSVRRTVPDAPDVPPLELLRLVPVEDLGPVSLVHENVPESVEAKQEAYRSIEPSVRADVPILSSSGGLMPSELQAGMDRPERFVVAHPQNPVYALALVEVLAGKATSADVVEDVLAHLKDLGKRPVLVRREVPGYLTNRLTFAMLREAVHLIAEGVVDARGLEDAVVHGITPRLLVGGPLTSLALAGGPDGMRGAMRSFAPTIEQWWSDLGTPHLDDDVRARLIAAADEILGDRPITEVLATRDAAAVDLAARREPGE; encoded by the coding sequence ATGTCCCTGTACGGGGGCGACACACCCGTCGGCCTGGTCGGCGGCGGGACCGTGGGTGGCGGTTGGGCCGCCACCTACCTCGTCCGGCGGCGGCCGGTGCGGCTCGTCGACCCGGCTCCCGGGGCGCTGGAGCGGATCACCGGCTACCTCGGCACGGTCTGGCTGTCCGTGCGCCGGACGGTGCCCGACGCCCCGGACGTGCCCCCACTGGAGCTGCTGCGGCTGGTGCCGGTGGAGGATCTCGGCCCGGTCTCCCTGGTGCACGAGAACGTGCCCGAGTCCGTCGAGGCCAAGCAGGAGGCGTACCGGAGCATCGAACCTTCCGTCAGGGCCGACGTTCCGATCCTCTCGAGCAGCGGTGGGCTCATGCCGAGCGAGCTCCAGGCCGGCATGGACCGTCCGGAGCGGTTCGTCGTCGCCCACCCGCAGAACCCGGTGTACGCGCTCGCCCTCGTGGAGGTCCTCGCGGGCAAGGCCACCTCGGCCGACGTCGTCGAGGACGTCCTCGCCCACCTGAAGGACCTGGGCAAGCGGCCCGTCCTCGTGCGCCGCGAGGTCCCGGGGTACCTCACCAACCGGCTGACCTTCGCGATGCTCCGGGAGGCCGTGCACCTGATCGCCGAGGGAGTGGTCGACGCCCGCGGTCTGGAGGACGCCGTCGTCCACGGAATCACCCCGCGGCTGCTGGTCGGCGGGCCGCTCACCTCGCTCGCGCTCGCAGGCGGCCCCGACGGCATGCGCGGCGCGATGCGCTCCTTCGCCCCGACCATCGAGCAGTGGTGGTCGGACCTCGGCACCCCCCACCTCGACGACGACGTCCGGGCCCGGCTGATCGCCGCCGCGGACGAGATCCTGGGGGACCGCCCGATCACGGAGGTCCTTGCTACCCGCGACGCCGCCGCGGTCGACTTGGCGGCGCGTCGGGAGCCCGGGGAATGA
- a CDS encoding LysR family transcriptional regulator, translating to MSSLAPDNRISLHKLEVFARVVERGGVRLAAEELFVSQPVVSAHLRSLEERLGVKLFRREGRGMELTEAGTEVHVWATEVLRGRTELDRSLRDISRGAAGRASIGSSMSVGNYVLPPLLVDFRRGHPHASISLSPSSVEIALEGTLSGRYDFSVLATDAVLDTDSFEAELIARPSFCLVTAPDDTRVGDAVSVAELTGLSFVCPPAGMAIRRSQDSALAAIGVVDRSVAIELGSAESMKVAVQGGLGVALLWRASVQRELDTGLLREVRISGQDLRDKLYLVQRRGRRLTEFQNTLTGVIRAGVHTCLAPHS from the coding sequence ATGAGTTCATTGGCGCCGGACAACCGGATCTCTCTGCACAAGCTCGAGGTGTTCGCCCGGGTGGTCGAGCGCGGCGGCGTCCGGCTCGCGGCCGAGGAGCTCTTCGTGTCCCAACCGGTCGTGAGCGCCCACCTGCGCTCCCTGGAGGAACGACTGGGCGTCAAGCTCTTCCGGCGGGAGGGCCGTGGCATGGAGCTGACGGAGGCCGGCACCGAGGTGCACGTGTGGGCGACCGAGGTGCTGCGGGGGCGCACCGAGCTCGACCGCAGCCTCCGCGACATCTCCCGCGGCGCCGCCGGTCGCGCGTCGATCGGGTCGAGCATGTCGGTCGGCAACTACGTCCTGCCGCCGCTCCTCGTCGACTTCCGCCGCGGGCACCCGCATGCCTCGATCTCCCTTAGCCCGTCGAGCGTCGAGATCGCGCTCGAGGGCACCCTCTCCGGACGGTACGACTTCTCGGTGCTCGCCACGGACGCCGTCCTCGACACCGACTCCTTCGAGGCGGAACTAATCGCCCGACCTTCCTTCTGCCTCGTCACGGCGCCCGACGACACGAGGGTTGGGGATGCGGTGTCCGTCGCGGAGCTGACGGGCCTGTCCTTCGTCTGCCCGCCCGCGGGCATGGCCATCCGCCGCAGCCAGGACTCGGCACTGGCGGCGATCGGAGTCGTCGACCGGAGCGTGGCGATCGAGCTCGGCAGCGCCGAGTCCATGAAGGTGGCGGTCCAGGGCGGGCTCGGCGTGGCCCTGCTCTGGCGGGCCTCGGTGCAGCGCGAGCTGGACACGGGGCTCCTGCGTGAGGTGCGGATCAGCGGCCAGGACCTGCGGGACAAGCTCTACCTTGTCCAACGCCGAGGAAGGCGGCTGACCGAGTTCCAGAACACCCTGACCGGCGTAATCCGCGCGGGCGTCCACACCTGCCTCGCTCCTCATTCATAG
- a CDS encoding aldehyde dehydrogenase family protein has product MTTIPVTNPRTGEVDHWIEPWGRAEIAALGADLRKAQQGWSEAGITHRAAVLRRWADAIEAHAGAIGDAEAVDTGRSRVAHEVPHMVVASIRGWCDAAPTLLEGARLQGRSSVTDTVSFDTELDPYPLLGVISPWNHPFLLSMLDAVPALLAGCAVIVKPSEVTPRFVEPVSASIAEVPEVAAVLRYVLGGPETGQALVDEVDVLCFTGSVTTGRALAETCARRFIPVFLELGGKDAAIVTASADLAQAAAAVLKGAVHNTGQICFATERVYVDRTVHDEFVEELTAQASRLELNHPDIDRGHLGPFILGRQADIVDAHLADAVARGAVIRCGGPSETLDGGRYMRATVLTGVDHSMTIMREETFGPVVPVQAYDHVDEAVRLADDSEYGLSAAVIAGDEAEARVIGRRLHAGAVSLMDTSLTITIMRDVEKTSYGASGLGGSRMGPNGLLRFLRRKALITRSGPVTDMEMLREDPRS; this is encoded by the coding sequence ATGACCACCATCCCCGTGACCAACCCGCGGACCGGCGAGGTCGATCACTGGATCGAGCCCTGGGGCCGCGCGGAGATCGCCGCGCTCGGCGCCGACCTGCGCAAGGCGCAGCAGGGATGGAGCGAGGCGGGCATCACGCACCGGGCGGCGGTGCTGCGCCGCTGGGCGGACGCGATCGAGGCGCACGCCGGCGCGATCGGGGACGCCGAGGCCGTCGACACCGGCCGCAGCCGCGTCGCGCACGAGGTGCCGCACATGGTCGTGGCGTCCATCCGCGGCTGGTGCGACGCGGCCCCCACCCTCCTCGAGGGTGCCCGGCTGCAGGGCCGGTCGAGTGTCACGGACACGGTCTCCTTCGACACCGAGCTCGACCCCTACCCGTTGCTCGGCGTGATCAGCCCGTGGAACCACCCGTTCCTGCTCTCCATGCTCGACGCCGTGCCCGCGCTGCTCGCGGGCTGCGCCGTGATCGTCAAGCCGAGTGAGGTCACGCCCCGGTTCGTGGAGCCGGTCTCCGCGAGCATCGCCGAGGTGCCCGAGGTCGCCGCCGTGCTGCGCTACGTACTCGGCGGGCCGGAGACCGGCCAGGCTCTGGTCGACGAGGTGGACGTGCTGTGCTTCACCGGCAGCGTGACCACCGGCCGCGCGCTCGCGGAGACCTGCGCTCGCCGTTTCATCCCGGTCTTCCTGGAACTGGGCGGCAAGGACGCGGCGATCGTGACCGCGTCGGCCGACCTCGCCCAGGCCGCGGCGGCGGTGCTGAAGGGCGCGGTGCACAACACCGGCCAGATCTGCTTCGCGACCGAGCGCGTCTACGTGGACCGCACCGTGCACGACGAGTTCGTCGAGGAGCTGACCGCGCAGGCCTCCCGATTGGAGCTCAACCACCCGGACATCGACCGCGGACACCTCGGCCCGTTCATCCTCGGCAGGCAGGCGGACATCGTGGACGCGCACCTCGCCGACGCCGTCGCGCGCGGGGCCGTGATCCGCTGCGGCGGCCCCAGCGAGACGCTCGACGGCGGCCGCTACATGCGCGCCACCGTGCTGACCGGCGTGGACCACAGCATGACGATCATGCGCGAGGAAACCTTCGGACCGGTCGTCCCGGTGCAGGCCTACGATCACGTCGACGAGGCCGTCCGCCTCGCCGACGACAGCGAGTACGGGCTGTCCGCCGCGGTGATCGCCGGCGACGAGGCCGAGGCGCGGGTCATCGGCAGGCGGCTGCACGCCGGCGCGGTGAGCCTGATGGACACCTCGCTGACGATCACGATCATGCGGGACGTCGAGAAGACGTCCTACGGGGCCTCCGGGCTCGGCGGCTCCCGCATGGGCCCGAACGGGCTGCTGCGTTTCCTGCGCCGTAAGGCACTCATCACCCGCTCGGGGCCGGTGACCGACATGGAGATGCTGCGCGAGGACCCGCGCTCCTGA
- a CDS encoding AMP-binding protein translates to MSELFTTPAVDCHHEPDGSLILRSRVPAGRPTPTVLHWLRRYATETPDVALLTVATADGRRSWTYAEAWADVSRVAAGLRARGLRAGERLLVLGANSVEHLTATLATMLAGGVAVPVAPQYAGPAAEHDKLSGLLSVLDPAMVWVDTAAQRAVVAAASTGTPQVLVGTGGLAALTGDTPPRPEDLDPAAPSKILLTSGSTGRPKPVAYTQTMMTTNVRMTIDVWPFLEDHPPVLVDWLPWNHAFGGNANVHLVLALGGTLHVDEAAGRPERLGTTLTNLRRFRPTFHGAVPAGFAALLPALESDPDLRGAFFGRLDVLFSAGAAMHPTVFRRLTELSASVRGTAVPIVTGWGSTEVGPGATMVHTHGVDPDCIGTPLPGAEIALRPAGGKQELLVRGPCVAAGYWNLPEQTRAAFTPDGWYRSGDAGELVDPADPSRGLRFAGRIAEDFKLANGTWVDCAGIRAALLSRSGGRLRDLVVIGADRPALCVLAWPDTRTPEPFQEEDLRVLIDDHNRDQARPSTRLLDGALLDPEPDGDELSSKGALVRTAVLQRRSALVEELYDRQGAAL, encoded by the coding sequence ATGAGCGAGCTGTTCACCACGCCTGCGGTCGACTGCCACCACGAGCCGGACGGCTCGCTCATCCTGCGCTCCCGGGTCCCGGCGGGCCGTCCGACGCCCACGGTCCTGCACTGGCTGCGGCGGTACGCGACCGAGACCCCCGACGTCGCCCTGCTCACCGTCGCCACTGCCGACGGCCGCCGGAGCTGGACCTACGCCGAGGCCTGGGCAGACGTGAGCCGAGTCGCCGCGGGCCTGCGCGCGCGCGGGCTGCGGGCCGGTGAGCGGCTGCTGGTGCTGGGCGCCAACTCCGTCGAGCACCTCACGGCGACGCTCGCCACCATGCTGGCCGGGGGAGTGGCCGTGCCGGTCGCGCCGCAGTACGCGGGCCCGGCGGCCGAGCACGACAAGCTCTCAGGCCTGCTCTCGGTCCTCGACCCCGCGATGGTCTGGGTGGACACCGCGGCGCAGAGGGCCGTGGTGGCCGCCGCGTCGACCGGGACTCCGCAGGTCCTCGTCGGCACGGGCGGGCTCGCCGCGCTCACCGGGGACACCCCGCCGCGCCCCGAGGATCTCGATCCCGCGGCGCCGTCGAAGATCCTGCTGACCTCCGGCTCCACCGGCAGGCCCAAGCCGGTCGCCTACACCCAGACGATGATGACGACCAACGTCCGGATGACGATCGACGTCTGGCCGTTCCTGGAGGACCATCCCCCCGTCCTGGTCGACTGGCTGCCCTGGAACCACGCGTTCGGCGGCAACGCCAACGTCCACCTCGTCCTCGCGCTCGGCGGCACTCTGCACGTCGACGAGGCGGCGGGCCGACCAGAACGACTCGGGACGACGCTGACGAACCTCCGGCGGTTCCGCCCGACCTTCCACGGGGCCGTCCCCGCGGGGTTCGCCGCGCTCCTCCCGGCGCTGGAATCCGATCCCGACCTGCGCGGCGCGTTCTTCGGGCGGCTCGACGTGCTGTTCAGCGCGGGTGCGGCCATGCACCCCACCGTGTTCCGCAGGCTGACCGAGCTGTCGGCGAGCGTGCGCGGGACCGCCGTCCCGATCGTCACCGGATGGGGATCGACCGAGGTCGGACCCGGCGCGACCATGGTGCACACCCACGGCGTCGACCCGGACTGCATCGGGACCCCGCTGCCGGGGGCCGAGATCGCGTTGCGTCCGGCGGGCGGCAAGCAGGAGCTGCTCGTGCGCGGCCCCTGCGTCGCCGCGGGCTACTGGAACCTGCCCGAGCAGACCCGGGCCGCGTTCACCCCCGACGGGTGGTACCGCTCCGGCGACGCCGGTGAGCTGGTCGATCCCGCCGACCCGTCCCGCGGGCTGCGGTTCGCCGGCCGGATCGCCGAGGACTTCAAGCTGGCCAACGGCACCTGGGTCGACTGCGCCGGGATCCGCGCGGCGCTGCTGTCCCGCAGCGGCGGCCGGCTGCGGGACCTCGTGGTGATCGGCGCCGATCGCCCCGCACTCTGCGTGCTCGCGTGGCCGGACACCCGCACTCCCGAACCGTTCCAGGAGGAGGACCTCCGCGTGCTGATCGACGACCACAACCGCGACCAGGCCCGCCCGAGCACCCGGCTGCTCGACGGTGCGCTGCTCGATCCCGAACCCGACGGCGACGAGCTCAGCAGCAAGGGCGCCCTCGTGCGCACCGCGGTCCTGCAGCGGCGTTCGGCACTGGTGGAGGAACTCTACGACCGGCAGGGGGCAGCGCTGTGA
- a CDS encoding PaaI family thioesterase codes for MTAVPEGFVPLGQEGTFLGHVGGLTWRRQADRTDVCVLLEPHHLNPNGTAHGGFLLTVLDITLGATVESYLGVDADRHPVTLQLSASMLAAAKGGELLFGEATVDRSTRTVTFVTARLHSAGDTVLTASAVFRNPPTA; via the coding sequence GTGACCGCGGTCCCGGAGGGATTCGTCCCGCTCGGCCAGGAGGGCACCTTCCTCGGCCACGTCGGCGGACTGACCTGGCGCCGCCAGGCGGACCGTACAGACGTCTGCGTGCTCCTCGAACCGCACCACCTGAACCCGAACGGGACCGCGCACGGTGGGTTCCTGCTCACCGTCCTCGACATCACCCTCGGGGCGACGGTCGAGTCGTACCTGGGGGTGGACGCCGACCGCCACCCCGTCACGCTCCAGCTGTCGGCGTCGATGTTGGCGGCCGCGAAGGGCGGCGAGCTGTTGTTCGGCGAGGCGACCGTCGACCGGTCCACGCGGACGGTGACCTTCGTGACTGCGCGGCTGCACAGCGCGGGGGACACCGTGCTCACCGCCTCTGCGGTCTTCCGTAACCCGCCGACGGCATGA
- a CDS encoding flavin-containing monooxygenase produces the protein MTQTARSEAVGTIVPEEPANRARAWLAEFEDALGRQEIERAVGLFATRSYWRDLLSFTWDLQTVEHRAGVRDLLTATLAATDPSGFRLLDIVEEPDGLVAAVFAFETAVGVGEGVVRLVRENGDDRAFTLLTAMAELKGHEEPQRTRRPMGTRHGAHKDRRTWLETRQDEAEALGVLTQPYVLVIGGGQSGIVLGARLRQLGVPALVIDRHPRAGDQWRNRYKSLCLHDPVWANHLPYMKFPDTWPIFTPKDRMGDWLESYVTHLEVPYWSGTKAVRARWSDDAAEWVVDLVRDGAPLTVRPTHLVFATGMSGKPRMPEVVGTDVFRGEVQHSSAHPGPEGYRGRRVVVVGSNNSAFDICGALWEKDAHVTMVQRSSTLVVKSQTLRERVTSRLYSEHAEAAGITTERADLLGASVPYRVLPSVHTPLFERIAEVDRDFYDRLRQAGFWLDWGDDGSGMLLKYLRRGSGYYIDVGSADLVADGRVALAHGQVSHLTEDAVVLDDGTELPADLVVFATGYESMTDWVSELVDQETATRLGPCWGLGSGTTNDPGPWEGELRNMWKPTQVTNLWMHGGNLQQVRFYSRALALQLKARYEGLDIPVHHPS, from the coding sequence ATGACTCAGACCGCCCGGTCCGAGGCCGTCGGCACGATCGTCCCCGAGGAGCCGGCGAACCGCGCCAGGGCGTGGTTGGCCGAGTTCGAGGACGCCCTCGGCCGACAGGAGATCGAACGTGCGGTCGGCCTCTTCGCCACTCGGAGCTACTGGCGCGACCTGCTGTCGTTCACGTGGGACCTGCAGACCGTCGAACACCGCGCAGGGGTTCGGGACCTGCTGACAGCCACCCTCGCCGCCACCGATCCGTCCGGTTTCCGGCTCCTCGACATCGTCGAGGAGCCCGACGGACTCGTCGCCGCGGTGTTCGCCTTCGAGACCGCCGTGGGAGTCGGTGAAGGGGTCGTTCGGCTCGTCCGCGAAAACGGTGACGACCGGGCCTTCACCCTGCTCACCGCGATGGCCGAGCTGAAGGGGCACGAGGAACCCCAACGGACGCGCCGCCCGATGGGCACGCGGCACGGCGCCCACAAGGATCGCCGGACCTGGCTCGAGACCAGGCAGGACGAGGCGGAGGCGCTCGGCGTCCTGACCCAACCCTACGTGCTCGTGATCGGCGGCGGCCAGAGCGGCATCGTCCTCGGTGCCCGACTGCGTCAGCTCGGCGTCCCCGCACTCGTGATCGACCGACACCCCCGGGCAGGCGACCAGTGGCGCAACCGCTACAAGTCACTGTGCCTGCACGACCCGGTCTGGGCGAACCACCTGCCGTACATGAAGTTCCCCGACACCTGGCCGATCTTCACCCCCAAGGACAGGATGGGCGACTGGCTGGAGTCGTACGTCACGCACCTGGAGGTGCCCTACTGGTCCGGCACCAAAGCCGTCCGTGCCCGCTGGTCCGACGACGCCGCGGAGTGGGTCGTCGACCTCGTGCGCGACGGCGCCCCGCTCACCGTCCGACCCACGCACCTCGTGTTCGCCACCGGCATGTCCGGCAAACCGCGGATGCCCGAGGTGGTCGGCACGGACGTGTTCCGCGGCGAGGTGCAGCACTCCTCGGCACATCCTGGTCCCGAAGGCTACCGCGGGCGCCGAGTCGTCGTCGTGGGCAGCAACAACTCGGCGTTCGACATCTGCGGCGCGCTGTGGGAGAAGGACGCCCACGTGACGATGGTGCAGCGTTCGTCGACGCTCGTCGTGAAGAGCCAGACCCTCCGGGAACGCGTCACCAGCCGCCTCTACTCCGAGCACGCCGAGGCAGCCGGGATCACGACCGAGCGAGCAGACCTGCTCGGGGCCTCGGTGCCCTACCGGGTCCTGCCCTCCGTCCACACCCCCCTCTTCGAGCGGATCGCCGAGGTCGACCGGGACTTCTACGACCGGCTGCGGCAGGCCGGCTTCTGGCTCGACTGGGGTGACGACGGATCGGGCATGCTGCTGAAGTACCTCCGCCGCGGCTCGGGCTACTACATCGACGTCGGCTCCGCGGACCTGGTCGCCGACGGCCGGGTCGCGCTCGCCCACGGCCAGGTGAGCCATCTGACCGAGGACGCGGTCGTCCTCGACGACGGTACGGAACTGCCTGCGGACCTGGTCGTCTTCGCGACCGGTTACGAGTCGATGACCGACTGGGTGTCCGAGCTCGTCGACCAGGAGACCGCGACCCGCCTCGGACCCTGCTGGGGCCTGGGCTCCGGCACGACGAACGACCCGGGTCCCTGGGAGGGAGAGCTGCGCAACATGTGGAAGCCCACGCAGGTGACCAACCTCTGGATGCACGGCGGCAACCTGCAACAGGTCCGGTTCTACTCCCGCGCTCTCGCGCTCCAGCTCAAGGCTCGTTACGAAGGCCTCGACATCCCCGTCCACCACCCCTCCTGA
- a CDS encoding helix-turn-helix domain-containing protein has translation MAETVVAAPPDGSEVGEIIRWYRQREGLTQQDAAELLNTTQSRLSKLEKGSQALRDVVELRHIASKLGIPPERLGVLPDNSRDAMPKAGAVSEEPGPVRTSQERWCEVRHELNGNRALLGDLASELYPQEQRVAGTTVLAGPGWVPDQPVDLADVEMTWLTESPTPIITGKVDEAAAVRALRATGEPYDRYSRALRDLARPKLLDNRTSYRLLSADWSGGRGRFGFNYTSYFDVLDVCEAVGHEFADAWQQRGRKRPSPASLPLRRLIEDPFDLVARPMLPSINTLTIRRDPIDGHRMYLHRRNAGAVAAAGGMFHVVPAGAFQPAALAPAHQANDFSFWLTMARIMRRVLAACAGFSSTVPSRCLTSLRAFSRSTK, from the coding sequence GTGGCCGAGACCGTGGTAGCTGCGCCTCCCGACGGCTCCGAGGTCGGGGAGATCATCCGCTGGTACCGGCAGCGCGAGGGGCTGACCCAGCAGGACGCGGCGGAGCTGCTGAACACGACGCAGTCGCGGCTGTCGAAGCTGGAGAAGGGGTCGCAGGCGCTGCGCGACGTCGTCGAGCTCCGGCACATCGCGTCAAAGCTTGGGATCCCACCGGAGCGGCTCGGGGTGCTGCCGGACAACTCCCGGGATGCGATGCCCAAGGCGGGCGCGGTCAGCGAGGAGCCAGGGCCTGTGCGGACGAGCCAGGAGCGGTGGTGCGAGGTTCGACATGAGCTCAACGGCAACCGTGCGCTGCTGGGCGATCTCGCATCTGAGCTGTACCCACAGGAGCAACGCGTCGCTGGGACGACGGTGCTTGCTGGGCCCGGCTGGGTGCCGGATCAGCCGGTGGACCTCGCCGACGTCGAGATGACCTGGCTGACTGAGTCTCCGACCCCGATCATCACGGGCAAGGTCGACGAGGCGGCGGCCGTGCGGGCGCTGCGCGCCACCGGCGAGCCCTACGACCGGTACTCGCGCGCGCTGCGCGATCTCGCGCGGCCGAAGCTGCTCGACAACAGAACGAGCTACCGGCTGCTCTCCGCTGACTGGTCTGGCGGGCGCGGACGGTTCGGCTTCAACTACACCAGCTACTTCGACGTGCTGGACGTCTGCGAGGCCGTCGGGCACGAGTTCGCCGACGCGTGGCAGCAGCGCGGGCGCAAGCGGCCGAGCCCGGCAAGTCTTCCGCTGCGGCGCCTGATCGAGGATCCCTTCGACCTGGTGGCGCGGCCGATGCTGCCGAGCATAAACACGCTGACGATCCGGCGGGACCCGATCGACGGGCACCGGATGTACCTGCATCGGCGCAACGCGGGCGCGGTCGCGGCGGCCGGTGGGATGTTCCACGTCGTCCCAGCGGGCGCGTTCCAGCCTGCTGCGCTCGCGCCGGCCCACCAGGCCAACGACTTCTCCTTCTGGCTGACGATGGCTCGGATCATGCGGCGGGTGTTGGCGGCGTGTGCCGGCTTCTCCTCGACGGTGCCGTCGCGATGCTTGACCAGCTTGCGGGCCTTCTCGAGGTCGACGAAGTAG